Proteins encoded in a region of the Diospyros lotus cultivar Yz01 chromosome 9, ASM1463336v1, whole genome shotgun sequence genome:
- the LOC127810428 gene encoding uncharacterized protein LOC127810428, whose protein sequence is MAVDWGPVFVAVMLFVLLSPGLLFQLPARERFVEFGSLRTSAASILTHALIYFAFVCVFMVAIKVHLFFG, encoded by the coding sequence atggcGGTCGACTGGGGGCCGGTGTTTGTGGCGGTGATGCTGTTCGTGTTGCTGTCGCCGGGGCTGCTTTTTCAGCTGCCGGCGAGGGAACGCTTCGTCGAGTTCGGCAGCCTCCGCACCAGCGCCGCTTCCATTCTCACCCATGCCCTGATTTACTTCGCCTTCGTCTGCGTCTTCATGGTCGCCATTAAAGTCCACTTGTTCTTTGGTTGA
- the LOC127810165 gene encoding uncharacterized protein LOC127810165: MADWGPVVIAVVLFVVLTPGLLFQFPGRGRMVEFGNMQTSPISILVHTVIFFALITIFLIAVGVHIYTG; this comes from the coding sequence ATGGCGGATTGGGGTCCGGTGGTGATCGCGGTGGTGCTGTTCGTGGTGCTAACGCCGGGGCTGCTGTTTCAGTTTCCGGGGCGAGGCAGAATGGTGGAGTTTGGCAACATGCAGACGAGCCCCATATCCATTCTCGTCCACACCGTCATCTTCTTTGCTCTCATCACCATCTTCCTCATTGCCGTCGGCGTTCACATCTACACcggctag
- the LOC127810407 gene encoding uncharacterized protein LOC127810407 isoform X2, protein MMRNRDQQSRAFYELSALVLNILRSPPTPIQFADSSPAMRPPPAVPSSRPPQAMPPISPAGFASLLLGISLSLMLCGSVTFFIGFMLMPWVLGLVMFFYVVGIVSTLSMLGRAILCHTMSPSSPRKNVPAWKLL, encoded by the exons ATGATGAGAAATCGGGATCAACAGTCTAGGGCTTTTTACGAGCTCTCTGCTCTGGTTCTCAACATCCTCCGATCTCCTCCTACGCCGATTCAGTTCGCCGATAGCTCTCCGGCGATGCGTCCACCGCCGGCAGTGCCTTCGTCCAGGCCGCCGCAGGCGATGCCGCCGATTAGCCCCGCTGGTTTTGCGTCGTTGCTTTTGGGGATTTCGCTGTCTCTGATGCTCTGTGGATCAGTTACGTTTTTCATCGGGTTCATGTTGATGCCTTGGGTTCTCGGATTAGTTATGTTTTTTTATGTGGTTGGGATTGTCTCCACATTGTCGATGCTGGGACGCGCAATTCTTTGTCACACCATGTCGCCGTCCTCGCCGAGGAAAAATGTTCCAG CATGGAAACTGTTGTGA
- the LOC127810407 gene encoding uncharacterized protein LOC127810407 isoform X1 yields MMRNRDQQSRAFYELSALVLNILRSPPTPIQFADSSPAMRPPPAVPSSRPPQAMPPISPAGFASLLLGISLSLMLCGSVTFFIGFMLMPWVLGLVMFFYVVGIVSTLSMLGRAILCHTMSPSSPRKNVPVSNSEKEKKAKRKRKGNDMYHLAGDTTCCSQILTLGAWKLL; encoded by the exons ATGATGAGAAATCGGGATCAACAGTCTAGGGCTTTTTACGAGCTCTCTGCTCTGGTTCTCAACATCCTCCGATCTCCTCCTACGCCGATTCAGTTCGCCGATAGCTCTCCGGCGATGCGTCCACCGCCGGCAGTGCCTTCGTCCAGGCCGCCGCAGGCGATGCCGCCGATTAGCCCCGCTGGTTTTGCGTCGTTGCTTTTGGGGATTTCGCTGTCTCTGATGCTCTGTGGATCAGTTACGTTTTTCATCGGGTTCATGTTGATGCCTTGGGTTCTCGGATTAGTTATGTTTTTTTATGTGGTTGGGATTGTCTCCACATTGTCGATGCTGGGACGCGCAATTCTTTGTCACACCATGTCGCCGTCCTCGCCGAGGAAAAATGTTCCAG TAAGCAAttctgaaaaagaaaagaaagcaaaaaggaaaaggaaaggcaACGATATGTATCATCTTGCGGGAGATACTACTTGCTGTTCGCAGATACTCACACTTGGAG CATGGAAACTGTTGTGA